The DNA window TGGCGTTTTTTCGACGATCTGGTGGGGCCAGGAGATAACTGGCTCCCACCGGATAACTACCAGGAGTACCCGAACGCGCAGCTTGCGCACCGCACCTCGCCGACGAATATCGGGTTGTGGATCACGAGTCTGTTTACCGCCTCGGACCTCGGGCATCTCACTCCCGATACACTGCTCAACCGGCTGGCCGCCACTCTCAAAACGATGAAGAGCCTCGAAAAGTATCGTGGCCATCTGCTGAATTGGTATGACACTGAGACGCTGGCTCCGCTGCTACCCCGTTATGTTTCCACTGCCGATAGCGGCAATCTGCTGGCCAGTCTGTTGGTGGCAGTCGCGGGAGTGAAGCGGCTGATGCAAGCTCCGATTGCCGGAGCAGAAAGTCTGCGGGCGCTCGAAGATCATTTGCGGATTGTGCAGGAACTCTCTGCCGGCGACACAATGGCTCTCGCTTCTCTCAAGGCTCTTGCCCGCCTGGTGCGCGGTGGCCTTGCCAGCCGCGAATATACGACGTATTGGAAGCTGGTAGACAGTCCGATCGGGCAGTTGCTCGAGAGCACACGCTGGTCTGTGTCTCCCAATGACCAGCGCGGCTATTGGATTGCCAAACTACACACGCAGGCGGAAGATTGGCACAACCAATGCACGCGCTATCTGCGCTGGCGCGATCTGCTGGTGGCTCCACCCGACGATTTTGTGGCGCAGTTGGGGGCCAATGCTGTGGCCTTGCGCAAAGAGGTGGCAGATACTTCTCCCTCCTTGAACGAGATTGCGGCCGGTTCTGATGCGCTGCGCCAATTGATTGCGCTGCGCACGCAGGAGGTGGTCTCTGCACCCCGGCAGGCCTGGCTCTGGCTGGAAGAGGTGGAGGCTGAGTATAACCGCGCGCACGATGCGGCGATGAAAACCATCCAACTGGCCCGGCATTGCACCGATAGCCTCGAGCAACTGATCGAGCAGACCGATCTCTCCGCGCTCTACGATCCGCAGAAGAAGCTCATGAAGATCGGTCTTGCGATCGACATGCCTGTCCAGTCTGACAATCATTATGATCTGCTCGCCAGCGAGGCGCGGCTGGCCAGCTTCATCGGGATTGCCAAGGGCGATCTTCCCGCGGAGCACTGGGTGGCGCTTGGGCGTCCCTATACGTCTTCTGCCGATGGCCAGGTGCTCTTGTCCTGGTCGGGAACGATGTTCGAGTACCTGATGCCCGCGTTGTTCATGCGGAATGTCGACAACTCGCTGCTTGACAATGCCTGCCGCCAGGCGGTCCGGAAGCAGATTGAATTTGGGGAAAAAGCAGGCGTGCCCTGGGGGCTTTCAGAATCAGGGCACAGCGCGGTCGATGCGAATCAAACGTATCAATACTACGCGTTTGGCATTCCGGGTTTGAGCCTGAAGGCGCGTGTGGAGCAAGAGGTGGTGGTGTCGCCATATTCGTCGGTACTCGCGCTGCAGATCGATGCACCAGAAGCGTTGGCGAATCTGAAAGATCTCCAAAGCCGCGGCATGTTTGGACGCATGGGCTTCTTTGAAGCAATCGATTTTACGCGCGAAAAAGGCCGTGGCCTGGGCGCGGGCGTTGTGGTGCAATCCTACATGGCCCATCACCAGGGCATGTCGTTGATGGCGATTGACAATGTGCTCCATCGCGGCATCATGCAGCGGCGCTTCCATGCAGACCCGCGCATCCGTGCCGTTGAGACCTTGCTCTATGAACGCATCCCGGCGGAGAAGTCCCGTCTGGTGCTGCCGGAGCCCGAACAGCCCGCGGTGCGTGTGATGGTGGATGCGGCAGAGCCCACGCACCGCGTCACCCGCGAGGACACGAGCATTCCTCGCGCGCACTTGCTGGCCAATGGGCGCATGGCGCTCATGGTGACCAATGCCGGATCCGGTTATTGCCACTGGAATGATTTCGATGTCACGCGCTGGAGTGCCGACACGACACTCGATGCGATGGGAACCTACTGCTACATCCGCAAGGTGCGCACGGGCGAAACCTTCTCGGCTACGTATCAGCCGACTCGCACCGATGACGAGTCCTATTCCGCGGTGTTCTCGGCCGACCGTGTGGAGTTCTCGCGCCGTGATGACGATCTCGAAGTGCTGACAGAAGTCACGGTTTCTGCGGAAGATGATGCGGAGATCCGTCGCTACATGCTGACCAACCGTACTCTGCGGGAGTTGACGATCGATCTCACCACCTACACGGAGCTGGCCATGGCGCCGCATGCTGCCGATCGTACACACCCCGCCTTCAGCAAGATGTTTGTCACGACAGAAGTGCTGAAGGACAGGCGTGCCCTGATCGCCAGCCGCCGCACCCGTTCCGATGAAGATCCGCCGCTGTTTGCCGCCTGCGTCTTGGCCGGATTGGGACCCGATGTGGATGTGGAGTATGAGACCGATCGCGCCAGCTTCCTTGGTCGCGATGGCACTACCTCTGCGCCGGCTGCCGTCTCCCGTCCGCTCAACGGCAAGACGGGGATCGTGCTGGACCCGATCTTTGCGCAGCGTTGCCGCATTGTTTTGAAGCCGCGCTCCCGGGTGATCATTAGTTCCGTGCTGGTGGTGGCTTCGTCGCGCGACTTGCTGCTGCGGCTGATCGACAAATATAAAGTGCTCGATGCGGCAACTCGTGCTTTTGAACTGGCTTGGACACATGCGCAACTCGAGCTTCGCTATCTGGGCATCCAGAGCGATGCCGCACATCGCTTCCAGGAACTGGCCAGTCATCTGCTTTATCCGAACGCTCGCATCCGGGCGCCAAAAGACCGGATGGAGCGTACCACCGGGGGGCAGTCTGGTCTGTGGAAGTACGGCATCTCCGGCGACCTGCCCATCGCGGTGATCACCATTGCCGACATCCAGGGCTTGGGCAATTTACGTGAGCTATTGACGGCGCACAATTTCTGGCGGATGCGCGGATTGAAGGTCGATCTCATCATCCTGAATCAGGAGTCGCCCAGCTATGATCGTCCGCTCGCCGAACGCATTCGAACTCTGGTGAGCGCGCAGTCGATCCTGACGGGCATGGACCAGCCGGGCGGTGTCTTCGTACGGGCCTGGGCGGAACTCCAACAGGAGGAACTCGATCTGATTTTGAGCGCCGCACGGATTGTCATTCGCGCGGGCGGCGGATTGCTGATCCAGCAGCTTGGCAAAGCACTCGAGCCCTCCGGGCAGCGTGCCGTGGCTCCTGTCTTCTCGCGGGCCGCCAAGCTCGATACGCCAGGGCTGGGTTTTGAAGAGCTCGCTTACTTCAACAGCCGCGGGGGCTTTAGCGCCGACGGCAAAGAGTACACCATCTTCTTAAAAGATGGCGAACACACGCCGCTGCCCTGGATCAATGTGATGGCGAACCGGAACTTCGGAACCTTTGTGTCCGAAGCTGGCTTCGGCACTTGCTGGTCGCGCAACAGCCAGATGAACCGGCTGACACCGTGGAACAACGACCCTGTGAGCGGACCGCTTTCGGACATCCTCTACATTCGCGATGAAGATTCCGGAGAGGTGTGGACCGTGACACCCCAGCCGATCCGCGATGAGGAACACTATCGCATCCGCCACGGGCATGGCTATACGGTCTACGAGCACAACTGCAAAGGAATCGAGCATCGGCTGGAGGTGTTTGTGCCGAGCGAGAATACCGAGCTGCCCTCGGCGCGCATTGCAAAGCTACGCCTGCGCAATGGCAGTGGGATCGCGCGCAAGCTCACGGTGAACTGGTATGTGGAGTGGGTGCTCGGCACGAATCGCGAAGAGATGCAGTCTCACATTGTGAGCTTCTGGGATGAGAGCAGCGAAGTGTTAATGGCTCGCAATTCATTCCGGGCGATGGATCCGCAGAATGTCAGCTACATGATGAGTGATCAGAGCCCGGCCAGTTACTCTGGCGATCGTGGCAGTTTCCTCGGGCGCAACGGGTCCACGGAGAACCCTGCCGGGTTGCGGCGCAAGCGTCTCGACCGTGTTGTGGGCAGTGGGCTCGACCCGTGCGGTGCCTTGCAGATCGAGATCACCCTCGATCCGGGGCAAAGCCAGGATCTGACTGTTGCACTAGGAGAGGCGAGCTCTGTCGATGAGGTCCGCAAGGTGGCGCAGATTCTCCGCGATCCACAGCGGGTGGAACAGTGCAATCGGCTGACGCGGGAGTTCTGGAACCAGCATCTGGGGGCGGTGCAGGTGAAGACGCCAGTGGCTTCTGTCAATTACATGATCAATGGCTGGCTGCTGTATCAGGTGACCAGTTGCCGCTTGTGGGGCCGCACGGCGTTGTACCAATCCGGCGGCGCGTTTGGCTTCCGCGATCAACTGCAAGATGTCATGGCGCTTTGCATTGCGGCGCCGCAGATGGCGCGGAACCAGATTCTGCTCTCTGCTTCGCGGCAGTTTGTAGAAGGCGATGTCCAGCACTGGTGGCATGCGCAGTCTGGCGCCGGCGTGCGGACGCGTTGCTCTGACGATTTCTTATGGCTGGTCCAGGCGACCTGTCATTATGTGCAGACCACCGGCGATTTCAGCATTCTCGACGAGCAGGTCTCCTTCCTTGATGGCCGGCAACTGCGTGAGGACGAGTTGGAAATCTATTACACGCCTGAGGTATCGGTCGAGACGGCATCGCTCGAAGAGCATTGCCAGCGTGCGTTAGATCACTCCCGTTCCCGCGGCCCGCATGGTCTGCCGTTGATTGGTACCGGCGACTGGAACGATGCTCTCAATCATGTGGGTGCCAAGGGGAAAGGTGAAAGCGTCTGGCTGGGCTGGTTCCTGATCGATTCGCTGAAGCGCTTTGCCGATCTGCAGGAGCAGCGCGGCAACCCCGATGCGGCCTCGGCCGGCCGCGCGACGGCTGCGGTGCTGGCGGCAAATCTCAATGAGAATGCCTGGGATGGACAGTGGTATCTGCGAGCCTTCTTCGATACTGGTGAAACCATCGGATCGCATCTCAATGAAGAGGCGCGGATCGATTCGATTGCCCAGTCCTGGTCAGTGATCAGCGGGGAGGGATTGCCGGAGCGGCAACGCATCGCGATGCATGCGGTCTATCAGTATCTGGTGCTGGAGAAGGAACGCCTGGTGCTTCTGTTCGATCCTCCCTTCGACCATTCTGAGCCCCATCCTGGCTACATCATGGGCTATCCTCCCGGCCTGCGTGAGAACGGTGGCCAATATACGCACGCCTCGCTTTGGGTTGCGATGGCCGCCGCCCGGCTCGGCGATGGTGACAATGCGGTGAGGCTCATGCAGCTCTTGAATCCTGTGGAGAGTACGCGGACAGAGTCTTTAGTCAAAGTCTATAAAGGAGAGCCTTATTCCGTCGCTGCAGATGTCTATCACGCCAAAGGACTCGAGGGCAGGAGTGGTTGGACCTGGTATACCGGTTCGGCCTCCTGGACCTATCGTGTGTGGGTGGAAGAAATTCTGGGCCTGAAGATCCTTGGGGAACATTGTGCAATCCGTCCGGTGATTCCTGCCACCTGGCCGGGCTTTACGATGAGCTTCCGCCACGGCGCGGCAAACTATACGGTGGAAGTGATGCGCGGCACAATTGGCTGTCATCTCGACGGGCGGCCAGTCGATG is part of the Bryobacter aggregatus MPL3 genome and encodes:
- a CDS encoding GH36-type glycosyl hydrolase domain-containing protein; the protein is MKSAKKSANRFVLAYFGNRDQAWEAFQLLDGGSYAAFLVEPGADSAAPPQLYRKRDPRLFLAGLLGLAVFLGSLFWGLGFWFAAAGLACVMAAAAIYFVQNATLANAIRQRYGRTILSGETLVAVEVAPDRFQSITRKLRSSDPPAIFVVSDIENLKNHNDPVKGQGLQLAPEELQQLTDVRTAAADAEMPSMPVRASRSKVIANILAESESTLDQSIEELNIGLRLEHSVSPAAEWLLDNAHLVRSQVAEVRRGLTPPFLENMPGSRSDQVRVQELASALVINTDGVINQENVLAVLAAADRVKHLNIGEIWAFPQFLRLVLVDRLHLLSLRVVRSQHQQELAYFFADRIIAASRRGSAQVEEFLDLYFTRMGCDLRSFGLLAKQLQDEDQSLSKVQAWLHAKHNYSLADDLPEFHKREALDRISISNIVVSLRKLSSIDFIEIFEAVNQVEALLKQDPTGTYAASNFATRDQYRMAIEELARQSEYFTELQVAEKALELARAHPPREVAGEVGYYLIDSGRPILEACTGSRPRLRDRILRGLRRRPTIFYLSALSTLTALLLIAAFSAAVSMGGMNSIFVLLSFALLLLLPLSEIATQLMQALVVKWMPVNRLPRLSLEYGIPDEFATLVAVPMMMQSERVIDRELLKLEIRYLANRDANLFFALLGDFVDADTHVKEEDSLLLDYARQAIERLNTRHKTDRFVFFYRERKWSKTEGKWIGWERKRGKLEELNAYLLGRSLPHHSIQILGRIAKKIQFVITLDADTLLPVSTGRALIETIAHPLNRLKVGERQLAQRGYTIIQPRVSIGLPEALATRFTRLFSDISGSDPYARPVSDAYQDLFSHGIFHGKAIYDVEAFHHLTMGRFPEDHILSHDLIEGEHVRVGLASDIEIFESFPPDYPAFCKRQHRWIRGDWQIAPWIRSMVPDATGQMVHNPLTPISRWKIFDNLRRSLVAPAATLLVASTWVFGAGVGISVAVIGGYLTVPFLLGLLAQVSSGVTGDHGNWQRLLTELKRILITLILLPHQALISVDAILRACYRMTTSRKHMLEWETAEATQADPALHLNRSMAQGALVTGTAMTLLIFVLLTQRALWILPILILWLLTTETIRALGQQDEPSAEHQISKVDQSYLRLIARSTWRFFDDLVGPGDNWLPPDNYQEYPNAQLAHRTSPTNIGLWITSLFTASDLGHLTPDTLLNRLAATLKTMKSLEKYRGHLLNWYDTETLAPLLPRYVSTADSGNLLASLLVAVAGVKRLMQAPIAGAESLRALEDHLRIVQELSAGDTMALASLKALARLVRGGLASREYTTYWKLVDSPIGQLLESTRWSVSPNDQRGYWIAKLHTQAEDWHNQCTRYLRWRDLLVAPPDDFVAQLGANAVALRKEVADTSPSLNEIAAGSDALRQLIALRTQEVVSAPRQAWLWLEEVEAEYNRAHDAAMKTIQLARHCTDSLEQLIEQTDLSALYDPQKKLMKIGLAIDMPVQSDNHYDLLASEARLASFIGIAKGDLPAEHWVALGRPYTSSADGQVLLSWSGTMFEYLMPALFMRNVDNSLLDNACRQAVRKQIEFGEKAGVPWGLSESGHSAVDANQTYQYYAFGIPGLSLKARVEQEVVVSPYSSVLALQIDAPEALANLKDLQSRGMFGRMGFFEAIDFTREKGRGLGAGVVVQSYMAHHQGMSLMAIDNVLHRGIMQRRFHADPRIRAVETLLYERIPAEKSRLVLPEPEQPAVRVMVDAAEPTHRVTREDTSIPRAHLLANGRMALMVTNAGSGYCHWNDFDVTRWSADTTLDAMGTYCYIRKVRTGETFSATYQPTRTDDESYSAVFSADRVEFSRRDDDLEVLTEVTVSAEDDAEIRRYMLTNRTLRELTIDLTTYTELAMAPHAADRTHPAFSKMFVTTEVLKDRRALIASRRTRSDEDPPLFAACVLAGLGPDVDVEYETDRASFLGRDGTTSAPAAVSRPLNGKTGIVLDPIFAQRCRIVLKPRSRVIISSVLVVASSRDLLLRLIDKYKVLDAATRAFELAWTHAQLELRYLGIQSDAAHRFQELASHLLYPNARIRAPKDRMERTTGGQSGLWKYGISGDLPIAVITIADIQGLGNLRELLTAHNFWRMRGLKVDLIILNQESPSYDRPLAERIRTLVSAQSILTGMDQPGGVFVRAWAELQQEELDLILSAARIVIRAGGGLLIQQLGKALEPSGQRAVAPVFSRAAKLDTPGLGFEELAYFNSRGGFSADGKEYTIFLKDGEHTPLPWINVMANRNFGTFVSEAGFGTCWSRNSQMNRLTPWNNDPVSGPLSDILYIRDEDSGEVWTVTPQPIRDEEHYRIRHGHGYTVYEHNCKGIEHRLEVFVPSENTELPSARIAKLRLRNGSGIARKLTVNWYVEWVLGTNREEMQSHIVSFWDESSEVLMARNSFRAMDPQNVSYMMSDQSPASYSGDRGSFLGRNGSTENPAGLRRKRLDRVVGSGLDPCGALQIEITLDPGQSQDLTVALGEASSVDEVRKVAQILRDPQRVEQCNRLTREFWNQHLGAVQVKTPVASVNYMINGWLLYQVTSCRLWGRTALYQSGGAFGFRDQLQDVMALCIAAPQMARNQILLSASRQFVEGDVQHWWHAQSGAGVRTRCSDDFLWLVQATCHYVQTTGDFSILDEQVSFLDGRQLREDELEIYYTPEVSVETASLEEHCQRALDHSRSRGPHGLPLIGTGDWNDALNHVGAKGKGESVWLGWFLIDSLKRFADLQEQRGNPDAASAGRATAAVLAANLNENAWDGQWYLRAFFDTGETIGSHLNEEARIDSIAQSWSVISGEGLPERQRIAMHAVYQYLVLEKERLVLLFDPPFDHSEPHPGYIMGYPPGLRENGGQYTHASLWVAMAAARLGDGDNAVRLMQLLNPVESTRTESLVKVYKGEPYSVAADVYHAKGLEGRSGWTWYTGSASWTYRVWVEEILGLKILGEHCAIRPVIPATWPGFTMSFRHGAANYTVEVMRGTIGCHLDGRPVDGSSIPLEKTGEHRIEVWLPEMKQSTPEVGELLSVDREQLTV